Genomic DNA from Candidatus Stygibacter australis:
GAGCTATAATCGAAGAGCTTGGGATAGTGAATGCGAGCATTTCCGGAATCAATAATGTAGGAGTATTATTAGGATATTGTAATGCTACCGAGATCATGGGGTGTTACGCTGCAGGAATTGTGAGTGGAGAAGATAATGTTGGTGGATTGGTGGGAAATAACTGGGGCACCACAATCTGCGATAGTTATGCAAGCGGAAGTGTTAGTGGTAATTATTGTGTAGGTGGCTTGACGGGTTATAATATTTATGATTCTTCGATCTGCGAAAGTTATGCAAACTGTAATGTAAGTGGAAATAATTTTCTTGGTGGCCTAGTGGGTTATAATTACCTGGCCACTATCATTGAAAGCTATTATGATTATGAGACTGTATTGATAAATGATCAACATTTAATATCAATAGGTGCTCTTGGCAATGAGATGTATAATGACTGGATAAATAACAATATGAACCTGGAAATTACAGATTATCTATTTTTCGATGGTGAGAATTATCTTATTAATAATATAGAAGATTTTAGAAAGCTTCTGGCATTTGGTCATGACAGTGAATACAGTTTTCAGCTTACTTCCGATCTTGATCTAACAGGTAATCCGAACTTTTTTATACCATACTTTGCCGGAACTTTCAATGGGTACTACCACATTATAAGCGGGTTAGATATAAATAGTCCTGAGATATGTATTATTGGACTTTTTGGATATACTATTGGAGCAACTATAGAAGCAATTGGTGTAACCGATGTAAATGTGATTGGGAGCTATTATGTTGGTGGTTTAGTGGGAATTCATGTTGAATCTACCATCAGTAAAAGCTTTATCAGCGGTAATGTGGCTAGTGGAGGTAGTAATATTGGTGGCTTGGTGGGAAAGAGTTATTTAGCCACAATCAGCGAAAGTTATGCGAATGTAAGTGTGAGTGGAGATGAATCTGTAGGTGGCCTGGCAGGAAATAACACACACTCCACGATCAGTAATTGTTATGCAACCGGAAATGTGAGTGGAACTCTTGATGTAGGTGGTTTGGTGGGAGCAAATTTTTACACCACTACCAGTGAATGCTATGCCAGCGGAAGTGTGATTGGGAATGGTTTTGTTGGTGGTTTGATTGGAGGGCATTATTACAATTCCACGATTATTAACTGTATTTGGAATGTAGAGACATCGGGACTATCAAATGGAGTTGGATTTGAAGGTCAAGGAACTATACTTAATTTACGGGGAGCAACCACAGCAGAAATGCAGATTATTAACACTTATACTGACATTAGCTGGGATTTTGTGGGGGAGATTATTAATGGAACAGAAGATTTCTGGGATATTAATAGTATTTTGAATAATGGTTATCCTTATATTTCAGACTTGGAATGGTCATTTTATAATAATCTATTAGCGAACTTTGAGGCAACTCCAACTTCAGGACTATTACCCTTAACAGTAAATTTCTTTGATGGATCATTTTCAGGAAGTCCCATCACTTCCTGGCAATGGGATTTTGAGAATGATGGTGTGATAGACAGTTATGAACAGAATCCAACCTGGGTGTATAATGAACCGGGAATTTACAGTGTTAGCCTGACAGTTTCAGATGATATTGAAAGAGACACTTCTACTGAACTGAAAGAAAATTATATAGAAGTGCTAAATCAAATTCATTATGGTGATATAGATAATAATGCAGTAGTAGAAAGTTATGATGCTGGGCTATTATTGATGTATGTGGTTGGTCTGGATCCTCTGCCGGAAGATCCTGTTCCCTGGGAAGCCTGGCGTTTGTTATGGGCAGATGTAGATGTAAACGGTGAAGTTGAAGCTCTGGATGCTGCCTATATTCTGCAATATGTTGTAGGTATAATCACAGAATTTCCCGTTACCAGAATTGGTGGAAATCCTGAAATTGCTATCTCTCTTTCCAATGATTCAGAATATATCTATTTGAACTCAGATAAACAGATCATCAGCCTGGAATATAAAATTATTGAAAGCCGGAATTTGACCATCGGCAACGCAGAGACTGAAAGAGAGGATTGCCTTTATTACCAGAACGAGCAACATTTGGCACTGATTTCTGCGGAGGGTATATCCGGAAATATTTTGAAGATACCATATGAAAGGACCGGCAATGCTGATTGTTCTCTGGTTATGGAATTTGAGTGTAATGGGTTTATAGAAAATATTTACTATACCTTTGATCCGGTACACTTAATGACCAGGTTGAATACAATATCTCCCAATCCTTTTAATCCGTTGACGAATATCTGTTTTGAGATTGAGGAAAGTGGTGATGTATTGATACAAATCTATAATCTGAGAGGACAAAAAGTGGAAACTCTGGCTGATGGGTATTATGGATCGGGAAAACACAATATAACCTGGGATGCTCATGATCTGGTAAGCGGGATATACTTTATCAATATTAAAACGGGCTCAATAAATCAGGTGAAGAAGGTAACTCTTTTGAAATAAAGGGTAATTTAGGAAAGAAGAAGAAGATTTTTTAGCCACGAATAGCCTTCTTTTTTATACGGCTCATCAAGAAGCTCCGAAATGACACCAGCCTTCAATACAATTACGGCTTGGCAAGCGAAAAAATGTAATGTAATGTAAGATTTTTCACCACAGAGGCACAGAGAACACAGAGAAATGTAATGTAAGAGTTTGAGCAACGAATAGCTTTCATGCATTACAGCTCATCAAGACAATTACGAACAAAACGAACTGAAGAAGTAAAATATGCATTTTTTCTTATCCGTGTTAATCCGTGTAATCCGCCTGCCGTACCGTAGCTTTATGCGAAGGATGGTGGCTCAGTGTTCTATTCTTACTCTTTACTCCTCACTTCTCACTCTTCACTTCTCACTTAGTTACTACTTAATCAAACTCATCTTGCGGTTGAGGATTTGCGTTCCGGTTTTTATCTGGTAGAAATAGATGCCTGAGCTGTATTTATCTGCTTCCCAGGTGAAGCTATGTTCTCCTGCGGGGTAATTTTGCTGCATTATTTTCTGTCCGCGGGGGTTATAAATAGTTAAGGTCCCGGAATCTGTGGGGATATTAAATGAGATGATAGTTTCCGGATTAAAGGGATTGGGGTAATTAGCTGCTGTAATGATAGGGATAATTTCAGTTTCTTGAGCAGGCAATGTCCCATTCAACGTCAGATATGGAGCCCAGTCCGTTGAGGCTGTCTCTTTGGAATTGAATTTACTGTGCCGTTGACCATAATCAGCAATGATAACCAGTCCATTATTGGGTACCAATCCATATACCCATTGCTCAACCAGATAAGTGATGTCAATTTCAAACCAGGTATCCTGCATCCCTACGGGTCCGGTGAATGTATATGGTATGGCAGAATCATCATCATATTGAGGGTAAGTATGGCAGTCCCAGGTTTCTTCATCCCATTCTTCTGTGATCAGATATATATTGGCAGCAGTTTGTCCCCCGCCTTCACCACAGGCAAAAAAGCGATGTAAATTCAAGACAGCACTTTCCAGAGTTACTACTGCTGAGACATCAAACTTGAACATAACTCTTTCTTCACCGGCACTATTCTCTTTATTGAGATACAATTCGCTCTCGATATGGGTACCGGTTGTCAGGCAATCAGTGAACATATCATCAGTGGGCGGAACAGAGATCTCATCTGCCAGGCAAAAACCGGCAAGTAATATAAATACTAAAACTAAGACTAATTTGGACATTTAATACTCCTCAAATGATTTGGGGTAATTTAGATCAATTAATATTAGCCGTCAACAAAAATTTATCTGATATAAAGAAAACCGGATAAGCTGCATGCAGCATATCCGGCTTCTTTTCTTTCCGGGGGAATTTATTTCAGTAAAGTTATCTTGCCTGATCGCGTCTGCCGTGAAGTTTGCACCTGGTATAAATATAAACCGCTGGAGACTGGTTTATTCTGACCATTAGTACCGTCCCAATGAATTTCATAAGTATCAGAAGGCAGGTAGCAATCCACCAAAGTATTTATCTTTTGACCTTTGGCATTATAGATCACTAAAGTGATATGATCATCGAAGGGCAGAGTAAACTCAATGATTGTGGCAGGATTAAAAGGATTAGGATACGCTCTGAGCTGTAAATCAGGGGTCTCGGCAATTTGATTTTCATCATTTGATGCAGGCACCAGCTCCATGCCCTGACACCACTGAGCATTATTGATAACAGCATCATGCTGGTGAGATGTAAGGTCGTGGGCAATTTCGCCATAACCTTCATTGAGTTCCCAGCAGGCAAGCAGGTCAGTTTCATAGCCATTCTGGTGATAAAACATCATATTCTGGATTTCGGCATGAGTGCGCACATCCTGCCACAATCTTATTTCATCTATCAGACCAGTGAAACCCCAAACCTGGTTAGCTGACATGCCTATCAGCAGGTCTTCATCTGTATTATCAGCAATATTACCTTCTGGTGGAATGCTGCTGTCATAAGCTGTATCACTCCCGTCCAGATAGATATGCAGATCATTTATCCCATCATAAGTGATAGCCAGGTGCTGCCAGACATTAAGAGTTATGGAATTTTCCAGTGTGTTGCAGCGGATCAGGTCACCAGCTGAGTTTTCAAATTCAAAAACGAGACTATGGGAATTATAGGCAGTACTATTTTCAATAAGATAGGCAGAGAGCAATGTTTTATCAAATATTCTACCAAAGCCAATATTATTTACAGAACCAAATTGAGCGGGATTTATCCAGGCTTCAAATGTGAAACCCTGAGTAATATTCATATCCAGAGCTGCCGGACAGTTCAAATGAGCATCACCTGGAAAGTCTAACGCACTTTCACCATTGAATACGCTGATCATATCGGGTATAAGAATAGATTTCGTGTAAGCAGAGGTAGTTACATTGAGTCGGATAGAATACACTCCCGGCTCAGTATATTCCCAAATTGGATTCTGCTGCTGGGAATCTATAATGCCGTCATTATCAAAATCCCATTCCCAGGTATTGATGGGATCAATGAAGATGGAAGCATCAGTGAATTGAACTTCCAGGGGAAAATGTCCACTTGTGGGACTGGCAGTGAACTGCACGCTGTAAAACAGGTTTTCCCACCAGCAGATCTGATCAGAACTCCTGCCGATAGCAGCCAGATCAAGGTCACCATCATTATCAAAATCTGCTGAAGCAGCACTAAAACCGTCATTAAATTCACCGGGCAGCGGGTTGGCAGTAAAATTCTGCTCTCCATCATTTTCATAGATCAGGGCAAAGCTGGGACTTTGACCTACGGCATACAGATCCTGGTCACCATCAATATCAAAATCAGCGCTATCCATCCAGAGTGCACCACCCAAAGCTCCCAGATCATGACGTGAAAAATCACCCGACCCGTCATTCTCCCACCAGGCTATCAAACCTCCGTTACAGGCAGAGCCAAGTACATCAATATCATCATCACCATCAAGGTCACTGCCGATCACCGTGTGAATGCGGGTGATATTATCATCAATTATTTCTCCTACAGTGAAATTCTGATTGCCGTCATTCTGCCACCAGATCACGTCATTATTGATCTCTCCACAGGCAACCACATCCATGTATTCATCATCATTAATATAATCTCCAAATACAAAAGTGGATTGCTGGAAGACTTCGGAGATAGTGATCTTATCCGAAAATTCCATATTCCCTTCATTTTGCCACCAGACTATCTCGCTGAGGGCATTGCTCATATCAAACTCACTGCACAGAATATCTATATCACCATCACCATCCAGGTCTTTAAGGTCAATAGTGTGCGGCATCACCAGCGAATTATCCAATACTGAGCTGGTAAAAGTCATGTTTGTGTTTTCCAATATGATGACTTGATTACTGGTGAGGGTAGCTATCACAATGTCATTATCATCATCATCATCCAGATCAGCTGCTCTTATTGAACGGGGCATGCCATAATTTGTGAGTAGCTCAATACTGGAAAAATTACCATTACCGTCATTTAACCAGAGCATTGAGGTAGTACCCACAGTGAGTAGGTCATTATCTCCATCAAAATCAAAGTCCAGGGCAGAGACTTCCATGCCTTCCTGAAATTCTCCGGATACTTCATGCATTACAAATTCGCAATCCAAGGCATTTAAGCCAATTGAGCTGCAAAGACAGAAAATAATGAATATCTTCAGCTTCATAACGTCCTCCTGTTTTTCTCTGGCAAAATTACTGGCAGGCTAATCTTTCCAGATAAGTGTTCACATAATACTCATAAATAAAATCATCAATCTGGTTATATCTAACCATGATTATTGCTATATAAGCAATATTAAAGCTCCAGACTTCATAGAGGATATTTGTGACAGGGGCTGTGATACTGCCATCTTTTATGCCCCGCTCATATAATGCCACCAGAGTTGTCTTTATGCTGTCTCTAATCCCCCGGGAAAGCTCTTCAACTTCAGGATCACTAACGGCATAGCGTTGCTTCTCCTGCATGGTATGTGCTATCAGATCTACATAAAGAGGATTCTGGCGACAAAATTCATATAGATCAGAATAATATTTTCTGATCCCCTCTAAACCACTATCCTTTTCCCCGCGAATGCTTAAATGAGCATTATATTCTGCTAAGAAGATCTTAGTGTAAGCATGCCAGATAACTAAGCAGATATCTGTT
This window encodes:
- a CDS encoding GLUG motif-containing protein; the protein is MKMASFVFILLVLSSQLFADGTPAEGAGTENDPYQIETLDNLLWLSTTEAVWDSTCYFIQTADIDASDTQTWNEGAGFSPIGYSVPGNGMAFRGKYNGNYHIINGLYINRLEEYNIGLFGRTYGAIIEELGIVNASISGINNVGVLLGYCNATEIMGCYAAGIVSGEDNVGGLVGNNWGTTICDSYASGSVSGNYCVGGLTGYNIYDSSICESYANCNVSGNNFLGGLVGYNYLATIIESYYDYETVLINDQHLISIGALGNEMYNDWINNNMNLEITDYLFFDGENYLINNIEDFRKLLAFGHDSEYSFQLTSDLDLTGNPNFFIPYFAGTFNGYYHIISGLDINSPEICIIGLFGYTIGATIEAIGVTDVNVIGSYYVGGLVGIHVESTISKSFISGNVASGGSNIGGLVGKSYLATISESYANVSVSGDESVGGLAGNNTHSTISNCYATGNVSGTLDVGGLVGANFYTTTSECYASGSVIGNGFVGGLIGGHYYNSTIINCIWNVETSGLSNGVGFEGQGTILNLRGATTAEMQIINTYTDISWDFVGEIINGTEDFWDINSILNNGYPYISDLEWSFYNNLLANFEATPTSGLLPLTVNFFDGSFSGSPITSWQWDFENDGVIDSYEQNPTWVYNEPGIYSVSLTVSDDIERDTSTELKENYIEVLNQIHYGDIDNNAVVESYDAGLLLMYVVGLDPLPEDPVPWEAWRLLWADVDVNGEVEALDAAYILQYVVGIITEFPVTRIGGNPEIAISLSNDSEYIYLNSDKQIISLEYKIIESRNLTIGNAETEREDCLYYQNEQHLALISAEGISGNILKIPYERTGNADCSLVMEFECNGFIENIYYTFDPVHLMTRLNTISPNPFNPLTNICFEIEESGDVLIQIYNLRGQKVETLADGYYGSGKHNITWDAHDLVSGIYFINIKTGSINQVKKVTLLK
- a CDS encoding DNRLRE domain-containing protein — encoded protein: MSKLVLVLVFILLAGFCLADEISVPPTDDMFTDCLTTGTHIESELYLNKENSAGEERVMFKFDVSAVVTLESAVLNLHRFFACGEGGGQTAANIYLITEEWDEETWDCHTYPQYDDDSAIPYTFTGPVGMQDTWFEIDITYLVEQWVYGLVPNNGLVIIADYGQRHSKFNSKETASTDWAPYLTLNGTLPAQETEIIPIITAANYPNPFNPETIISFNIPTDSGTLTIYNPRGQKIMQQNYPAGEHSFTWEADKYSSGIYFYQIKTGTQILNRKMSLIK
- a CDS encoding FG-GAP-like repeat-containing protein, producing the protein MKLKIFIIFCLCSSIGLNALDCEFVMHEVSGEFQEGMEVSALDFDFDGDNDLLTVGTTSMLWLNDGNGNFSSIELLTNYGMPRSIRAADLDDDDDNDIVIATLTSNQVIILENTNMTFTSSVLDNSLVMPHTIDLKDLDGDGDIDILCSEFDMSNALSEIVWWQNEGNMEFSDKITISEVFQQSTFVFGDYINDDEYMDVVACGEINNDVIWWQNDGNQNFTVGEIIDDNITRIHTVIGSDLDGDDDIDVLGSACNGGLIAWWENDGSGDFSRHDLGALGGALWMDSADFDIDGDQDLYAVGQSPSFALIYENDGEQNFTANPLPGEFNDGFSAASADFDNDGDLDLAAIGRSSDQICWWENLFYSVQFTASPTSGHFPLEVQFTDASIFIDPINTWEWDFDNDGIIDSQQQNPIWEYTEPGVYSIRLNVTTSAYTKSILIPDMISVFNGESALDFPGDAHLNCPAALDMNITQGFTFEAWINPAQFGSVNNIGFGRIFDKTLLSAYLIENSTAYNSHSLVFEFENSAGDLIRCNTLENSITLNVWQHLAITYDGINDLHIYLDGSDTAYDSSIPPEGNIADNTDEDLLIGMSANQVWGFTGLIDEIRLWQDVRTHAEIQNMMFYHQNGYETDLLACWELNEGYGEIAHDLTSHQHDAVINNAQWCQGMELVPASNDENQIAETPDLQLRAYPNPFNPATIIEFTLPFDDHITLVIYNAKGQKINTLVDCYLPSDTYEIHWDGTNGQNKPVSSGLYLYQVQTSRQTRSGKITLLK
- a CDS encoding TetR/AcrR family transcriptional regulator → MKQKVVKDAIIAEAKKQFLEKGVNKTTLRSIARKLDMAIGNLYYYYKSKTDICLVIWHAYTKIFLAEYNAHLSIRGEKDSGLEGIRKYYSDLYEFCRQNPLYVDLIAHTMQEKQRYAVSDPEVEELSRGIRDSIKTTLVALYERGIKDGSITAPVTNILYEVWSFNIAYIAIIMVRYNQIDDFIYEYYVNTYLERLACQ